One window from the genome of Pseudomonas frederiksbergensis encodes:
- the aceA gene encoding isocitrate lyase, producing MALTREQQIAALEKDWAENPRWKGVKRNYSAADVVRLRGSVQPEHTFAKMGAEKLWNLVTQGAKPSFRPEKDFVNCMGALTGGQAVQQVKAGIQAIYLSGWQVAADNNSAESMYPDQSLYPVDSVPTVVKRINNSFRRADQIQWKAGKNPGDEGYIDYFAPIVADAEAGFGGVLNAYELMKSMIEAGAAGVHFEDQLASVKKCGHMGGKVLVPTQEAVQKLTAARLAADVAGVPTIILARTDANAADLLTSDCDPYDQPFVTGTRTQEGFYKVRAGLDQAIARGLAYAPYADLIWCETAKPDLDEARRFAEAIKKEYPDQLLSYNCSPSFNWKKNLDDATIAKFQRELSAMGYKHQFITLAGIHNMWHSMFNLAHDYARNDMTAYVKLQEQEFADAAKGYTFVAHQQEVGTGYFDDMTTVIQGGTSSVTALTGSTEEEQFH from the coding sequence ATGGCACTGACACGCGAACAGCAAATTGCAGCCCTTGAAAAAGACTGGGCTGAAAACCCGCGCTGGAAAGGCGTGAAGCGCAATTACTCCGCTGCTGACGTCGTCCGTCTGCGTGGTTCGGTTCAACCTGAGCACACCTTTGCGAAAATGGGCGCAGAGAAGCTGTGGAACCTGGTCACCCAGGGCGCCAAGCCATCCTTCCGTCCCGAGAAAGACTTCGTCAACTGCATGGGCGCCCTGACTGGCGGCCAGGCCGTACAACAAGTCAAGGCCGGCATCCAGGCCATCTACCTGTCGGGCTGGCAAGTGGCTGCGGACAACAACTCCGCCGAGTCGATGTACCCCGACCAGTCGCTGTACCCGGTGGATTCCGTTCCAACCGTGGTCAAGCGCATCAACAACTCGTTCCGCCGCGCCGACCAGATCCAGTGGAAAGCCGGCAAGAACCCGGGCGACGAAGGCTACATCGACTACTTCGCTCCGATCGTGGCTGACGCCGAAGCCGGTTTCGGCGGCGTGTTGAACGCCTACGAGCTGATGAAGAGCATGATCGAGGCAGGCGCCGCCGGCGTTCACTTCGAAGACCAACTGGCCTCGGTGAAAAAATGCGGCCACATGGGCGGCAAGGTACTGGTTCCGACCCAGGAAGCCGTACAGAAGCTGACCGCTGCCCGCCTGGCGGCCGACGTTGCCGGCGTACCGACCATCATCCTGGCCCGTACCGACGCCAACGCCGCCGACCTGCTGACCTCGGACTGCGACCCGTATGACCAGCCGTTCGTCACCGGCACTCGCACCCAGGAAGGCTTCTACAAAGTGCGCGCCGGCCTCGACCAGGCCATCGCCCGCGGCCTGGCCTACGCGCCGTACGCCGACCTGATCTGGTGCGAAACCGCCAAGCCGGACCTGGACGAAGCCCGTCGTTTCGCCGAAGCGATCAAGAAGGAATACCCGGACCAACTGCTGTCGTACAACTGCTCGCCTTCCTTCAACTGGAAGAAAAACCTGGACGACGCGACCATCGCCAAGTTCCAGCGCGAACTGTCCGCCATGGGCTACAAGCACCAGTTCATCACCCTGGCCGGCATCCACAACATGTGGCACAGCATGTTCAACCTGGCGCACGACTACGCCCGCAACGACATGACCGCCTACGTGAAGCTGCAAGAGCAGGAATTCGCTGACGCCGCCAAAGGCTACACCTTCGTGGCCCACCAGCAGGAAGTGGGCACCGGCTACTTCGACGACATGACCACCGTGATCCAGGGCGGCACCTCGTCCGTGACTGCGCTGACCGGTTCGACCGAAGAAGAACAGTTCCACTGA
- a CDS encoding secretin N-terminal domain-containing protein, translating to MLARTLLTFLLLGSSLSAMADTQIVPLNYRTSADLLPVAQNFIGKDGQVSAYGNQLIVNAEPGKIEELRQFLAQLDTAPKRLLITVDTNENNLQGDQGYSINGAAPSQTRIINRSTASRDGGVQQVQASEGQPALIQVGQSVPFTSNQTDSYGRMQSQTEYRNVTQGFYVTASVTGETVHLSISTNRDRMSQERPDVVNVQSTDTTVSGRLGEWITLAGVNRQTQADKQGLTRSYSTQGRDDMILRVKVDTLN from the coding sequence ATGCTCGCACGCACCCTGCTGACCTTCCTGCTGCTTGGTAGCAGCCTGTCAGCCATGGCCGACACACAAATCGTGCCGCTGAACTACCGCACCAGCGCGGACTTGCTGCCGGTGGCACAGAACTTCATCGGCAAGGACGGCCAGGTCAGCGCCTACGGCAACCAACTGATCGTGAACGCCGAACCAGGCAAGATCGAAGAACTCCGGCAATTCCTGGCTCAGCTGGACACCGCTCCCAAGCGCTTGCTGATCACTGTCGACACCAATGAAAACAACCTGCAGGGCGACCAGGGCTACTCGATCAACGGTGCCGCGCCCAGCCAGACTCGCATCATCAACCGCAGCACCGCCAGCCGTGACGGTGGCGTGCAGCAGGTGCAGGCCAGCGAAGGCCAGCCGGCGCTGATCCAGGTCGGCCAGAGCGTGCCGTTCACCAGCAACCAGACCGACAGCTACGGGCGCATGCAAAGCCAGACCGAATACCGCAACGTCACGCAGGGCTTCTACGTCACCGCCAGCGTCACCGGCGAGACCGTTCATCTGAGCATCAGTACCAACCGTGACCGCATGAGCCAGGAACGTCCCGATGTAGTGAACGTGCAAAGTACCGACACAACCGTCAGCGGACGCCTGGGAGAATGGATCACCCTGGCCGGGGTGAATCGCCAGACTCAAGCCGATAAACAGGGCCTGACCCGCAGCTACTCGACCCAGGGCCGGGATGACATGATTCTGCGGGTGAAGGTCGACACCTTGAACTGA
- a CDS encoding GNAT family N-acetyltransferase → MNKIHVRVADWQKDNAEIRRIREAVFIAEQSVPPELEWDSDDQDAVHFLAFEGDFPIGTARLLADGHIGRVSVLKDWRGLKVGDALMHALIAEAEKRGLKQQMLSAQVHATPFYERLGFAVVSEEFLEAGIPHVDMVRRSA, encoded by the coding sequence ATGAATAAAATTCACGTTCGTGTCGCAGACTGGCAAAAGGATAACGCCGAGATCCGGCGCATTCGTGAAGCGGTGTTCATCGCCGAGCAATCCGTACCTCCCGAGCTGGAGTGGGATTCGGATGACCAGGACGCCGTGCATTTCCTGGCCTTCGAAGGGGACTTTCCCATCGGCACCGCCCGCTTGTTGGCTGACGGCCATATCGGCCGCGTCTCGGTCCTCAAGGACTGGCGCGGCCTGAAGGTCGGCGATGCCTTGATGCATGCACTCATCGCCGAGGCCGAGAAACGCGGGCTCAAGCAACAGATGCTCAGCGCCCAGGTGCACGCCACGCCGTTCTACGAGCGACTGGGGTTCGCGGTGGTCAGCGAGGAATTCCTCGAAGCCGGCATTCCTCATGTGGACATGGTGCGGCGCTCGGCCTGA
- a CDS encoding cupin domain-containing protein has product MNPDIPLQLLGGITAREFLRDYWQKKPLLIRQAIPDFESPIDADELAGLALEEEVESRLVIEHGERPWELRRGPFAEDEFSKLPEREWTLLVQAVDQFVPEVSELLEHFRFLPSWRIDDVMISFAAPGGGVGPHFDNYDVFLLQGHGKRNWKIGQMCDSESPLLPHADLRILADFEATDEWTLEPGDMLYLPPRLAHCGVAVDDCMTYSVGFRAPSAAEVLTHFTDFLSQFLPDEERYTDADARPVADPHQIQHDALDRLKGLLAEHMSDERLLLTWFGQFMTEPRYPELVVGPELEEDDLLAGLEQGAVIIRNPSARLAWSEVDDDLLLFASGQSRYLPGKLRELLKMICAADALHIENLGPWLADEEGRGLIHELVKQGSLGFADE; this is encoded by the coding sequence ATGAATCCTGACATTCCACTGCAACTCCTGGGCGGCATCACGGCACGGGAGTTCCTGCGCGACTACTGGCAGAAGAAACCGCTGCTGATCCGCCAGGCCATTCCTGACTTCGAAAGCCCGATCGATGCCGACGAACTGGCTGGCCTTGCGCTGGAAGAAGAAGTCGAATCGCGCCTGGTGATCGAGCACGGCGAGCGACCTTGGGAATTGCGTCGCGGCCCATTCGCCGAAGACGAATTCAGCAAGCTGCCGGAGCGCGAGTGGACCTTGCTGGTGCAGGCTGTCGACCAGTTTGTCCCCGAAGTCAGCGAGTTGCTGGAGCATTTCCGCTTCCTGCCGAGCTGGCGCATCGACGACGTGATGATCAGCTTCGCCGCCCCTGGTGGTGGCGTGGGCCCGCATTTCGACAACTACGACGTCTTCCTGCTGCAAGGCCATGGTAAGCGCAACTGGAAGATCGGCCAGATGTGCGACTCCGAGAGCCCGCTGCTGCCCCACGCGGACCTGCGTATCCTTGCCGATTTCGAAGCCACCGACGAGTGGACCCTGGAACCCGGCGACATGCTCTACCTGCCGCCGCGCCTGGCTCACTGCGGCGTCGCCGTGGATGACTGCATGACCTACTCGGTCGGCTTCCGCGCGCCGAGTGCCGCCGAAGTCCTGACTCATTTCACCGACTTCCTCAGCCAGTTCCTGCCGGACGAAGAGCGTTACACTGACGCCGATGCACGCCCCGTGGCTGACCCGCATCAGATCCAGCACGACGCGCTGGACCGCCTCAAGGGCCTGTTGGCCGAGCACATGAGCGACGAGCGTTTGCTGCTGACCTGGTTCGGCCAGTTCATGACTGAGCCACGCTACCCGGAACTGGTGGTGGGCCCTGAACTGGAGGAAGACGACTTGCTCGCCGGCCTGGAACAGGGCGCGGTAATCATCCGCAACCCGAGCGCACGCCTGGCTTGGTCGGAAGTCGATGACGACCTGCTGCTGTTCGCCAGCGGCCAGAGCCGTTACCTGCCGGGCAAGCTGCGAGAGCTGTTGAAGATGATTTGCGCCGCCGACGCGCTGCACATCGAAAACCTTGGCCCATGGCTGGCCGATGAAGAGGGCCGCGGCCTCATCCATGAGTTGGTCAAGCAAGGCAGCCTGGGGTTCGCCGATGAATAA
- the purB gene encoding adenylosuccinate lyase has product MQLSSLTAVSPVDGRYAGKTQALRPIFSEYGLIRARVLVEVRWLQRLAAHPGIGEVPAFSAEANAVLNALAENFALEHAERVKEIERTTNHDVKAIEYLLKEQAAKLPELANVSEFIHFACTSEDINNLSHALMLREGRDEVMLPLMRQTAQAIRELAIRFADVPMLSRTHGQPASPTTLGKELANVVYRLERQIAQVAAVPLLGKINGAVGNYNAHLSAYPDIDWEANARAFIEDELGLSFNPYTTQIEPHDYIAELFDAIARFNTILIDFDRDIWGYISLGYFKQRTIAGEIGSSTMPHKVNPIDFENSEGNLGIANALFQHLASKLPISRWQRDLTDSTVLRNLGVGFAHSVIAYEASLKGISKLELNEQKIAADLDACWEVLAEPIQTVMRRYNIENPYEKLKELTRGKGISPEALQTFIDGLDMPAEAKTELKKLTPASYIGNAAAQAKRI; this is encoded by the coding sequence ATGCAGCTCTCTTCGCTCACTGCGGTTTCCCCTGTAGACGGCCGCTACGCCGGCAAAACCCAGGCCCTGCGCCCGATTTTCAGCGAGTACGGCCTGATCCGTGCCCGCGTCCTGGTTGAAGTGCGCTGGCTCCAGCGCCTGGCCGCCCACCCTGGTATTGGTGAAGTCCCGGCTTTTTCCGCCGAAGCCAACGCGGTACTCAACGCCCTCGCTGAAAACTTCGCGCTGGAGCACGCCGAGCGCGTCAAAGAGATCGAGCGCACCACCAACCACGACGTCAAGGCCATCGAATACCTGCTCAAGGAGCAAGCGGCCAAGCTGCCGGAGTTGGCCAACGTCAGCGAGTTCATCCACTTCGCCTGCACCAGCGAGGACATCAACAACCTGTCCCACGCCCTGATGCTGCGCGAAGGCCGCGATGAGGTGATGCTGCCCCTGATGCGCCAGACTGCCCAGGCTATCCGCGAGCTGGCGATCCGCTTCGCCGACGTGCCGATGCTGTCGCGCACCCATGGTCAACCGGCTTCGCCGACCACCCTGGGCAAGGAGCTGGCGAACGTTGTCTACCGCCTGGAGCGCCAGATCGCCCAGGTGGCCGCCGTGCCGCTGCTGGGCAAGATCAACGGCGCCGTGGGCAACTACAATGCCCACCTGTCGGCCTACCCGGACATCGACTGGGAAGCCAACGCCCGCGCCTTCATCGAAGACGAACTGGGCCTGAGCTTCAACCCGTACACCACCCAGATCGAACCGCACGACTACATCGCCGAGCTGTTCGACGCGATCGCACGCTTCAACACCATCCTGATCGACTTCGACCGTGACATCTGGGGCTACATTTCCCTGGGTTACTTCAAGCAGCGCACCATCGCCGGCGAAATCGGATCCTCGACCATGCCGCACAAGGTCAACCCGATCGACTTCGAAAACTCCGAAGGCAACCTGGGCATCGCCAACGCGCTGTTCCAGCACCTGGCGAGCAAGCTGCCGATTTCCCGCTGGCAGCGCGACCTGACCGACTCTACCGTGCTGCGCAACCTGGGCGTAGGTTTCGCCCACAGCGTCATCGCCTACGAGGCCAGCCTCAAGGGCATCAGCAAGCTGGAGCTCAACGAGCAAAAGATCGCCGCCGACCTGGACGCTTGCTGGGAAGTCCTGGCCGAGCCGATCCAGACCGTGATGCGTCGCTACAACATCGAAAACCCGTACGAGAAGCTGAAAGAGCTGACCCGTGGCAAGGGCATCAGTCCTGAAGCGCTGCAGACTTTCATCGATGGCCTGGACATGCCTGCCGAGGCCAAGACCGAGTTGAAGAAGCTGACCCCGGCCAGCTACATCGGCAACGCGGCGGCACAAGCCAAGCGCATCTGA
- the hflD gene encoding high frequency lysogenization protein HflD, whose protein sequence is MTPIQEQLTALGGVFLAAVLVDRIAKTGQATEAGLGCMLGSLLVRDPKDTLEVYGGDDLNLREGYRALIGALERDPSALQREPLRYALSMLGLERQLAKRDDLLETIGNRLPQIQSQVEHFGPSHENVIAACGALYQDTLSTLRQRIQVHGDMRNLQQPSNASKIRALLLAGIRSARLWRQLGGHRWQLVISRRKLLKELYPLMRNE, encoded by the coding sequence ATGACGCCGATTCAGGAGCAACTGACGGCGCTGGGCGGCGTATTCCTCGCCGCCGTGCTGGTGGACCGGATCGCCAAGACCGGCCAGGCCACCGAAGCCGGCCTGGGCTGCATGCTCGGCAGCCTGCTGGTGCGCGATCCCAAGGACACGCTGGAGGTCTACGGTGGCGACGACCTGAACCTGCGCGAGGGCTATCGCGCCCTGATCGGCGCCCTGGAGCGCGACCCCAGCGCCCTGCAACGCGAACCACTGCGCTACGCCCTGTCGATGCTGGGCCTGGAGCGCCAATTGGCCAAGCGCGACGATTTGCTGGAAACCATCGGCAATCGCCTGCCGCAGATCCAGTCCCAGGTCGAGCACTTCGGTCCATCCCACGAAAACGTGATTGCCGCGTGCGGTGCGCTGTACCAGGACACCCTGAGCACCCTGCGCCAGCGCATCCAGGTGCATGGCGACATGCGCAACCTGCAGCAACCGAGCAATGCCTCGAAGATCCGCGCCCTGCTCCTGGCAGGGATCCGCTCGGCACGGCTGTGGCGACAGCTGGGCGGCCATCGCTGGCAACTGGTGATCAGCCGACGCAAATTATTGAAAGAGCTTTACCCGCTGATGCGCAACGAATGA
- the mnmA gene encoding tRNA 2-thiouridine(34) synthase MnmA translates to MRDPASSSTPKQRVIVGMSGGVDSSVSALLLIEQGYEVEGLFMKNWEEDDGTEYCTAMDDLADAQAVCDKIGIKLHTANFAAEYWDNVFEHFLAEYKAGRTPNPDILCNREIKFKAFLDYAMMLGADLIATGHYVRRRDIDGRTELLKGLDPNKDQSYFLHAVGGEQIAKTLFPVGELEKPEVRAIAEKHQLATAKKKDSTGICFIGERRFSDFLKQYLPAQPGEIKTTEGEVIGRHHGLMYHTIGQRQGLGIGGLKDAGEEPWYVLVKDLEHNELIVGQGNDHPWLFSGALLASDIYWVNPIDLSEPRRLTAKVRYRQSDQPCTLEKTASGYRATFDDPQRAVTPGQSVVFYDGEICLGGGVIEVAEPWSSKA, encoded by the coding sequence ATGCGTGATCCAGCCTCTTCGAGCACCCCAAAACAGCGCGTCATCGTCGGCATGTCCGGCGGCGTGGACTCTTCCGTTTCCGCCCTTCTGCTGATCGAGCAGGGTTATGAGGTGGAAGGCCTGTTCATGAAGAACTGGGAAGAAGACGACGGCACCGAATACTGCACCGCCATGGATGACCTGGCGGACGCCCAGGCCGTATGCGACAAGATCGGCATCAAGCTGCACACTGCCAACTTCGCCGCCGAGTACTGGGACAACGTGTTCGAGCACTTCCTGGCCGAATACAAGGCCGGCCGCACGCCGAACCCGGACATCCTCTGCAACCGCGAAATCAAGTTCAAGGCGTTCCTCGACTACGCCATGATGCTCGGCGCCGACCTGATCGCCACCGGCCACTACGTGCGCCGCCGCGACATCGATGGCCGCACCGAACTGCTCAAGGGCCTGGATCCGAACAAGGACCAGAGTTATTTCCTGCATGCCGTCGGCGGCGAGCAGATCGCCAAGACCCTGTTCCCGGTCGGCGAACTGGAAAAGCCTGAAGTGCGCGCGATTGCCGAGAAACACCAGCTCGCCACCGCCAAGAAGAAGGACTCCACCGGAATCTGCTTCATTGGCGAGCGCCGTTTCAGCGATTTCCTCAAGCAATACCTGCCGGCCCAGCCGGGCGAGATCAAGACGACCGAAGGCGAGGTCATCGGCCGCCACCATGGCCTGATGTACCACACCATCGGCCAACGCCAGGGCCTGGGCATCGGCGGGCTCAAAGACGCCGGCGAAGAGCCTTGGTACGTACTGGTCAAGGACCTGGAGCACAACGAACTGATCGTCGGCCAGGGCAACGACCATCCCTGGCTGTTCTCCGGCGCCCTGCTCGCCTCCGACATCTATTGGGTCAACCCGATCGACCTCAGCGAACCGCGCCGCCTCACGGCCAAGGTTCGCTATCGCCAGAGCGACCAGCCCTGCACGCTGGAGAAAACCGCCAGCGGTTATCGGGCCACGTTCGATGATCCGCAGCGAGCGGTCACACCCGGCCAATCCGTGGTGTTCTATGACGGCGAAATCTGCCTGGGCGGCGGCGTGATCGAAGTCGCCGAGCCATGGAGCAGCAAGGCATGA
- a CDS encoding NUDIX hydrolase: MNWHPHITVATIVENHGRFLMVEESKGGRAVLNQPAGHLDPNETLIEAAIRETLEETGWDVEPTSVIGIYLYTAPSNGVTYQRVCFAAKPLKHNPDYQLDDGILGAKWLTRAELLEQREHWRSELIIRCIDDYLAGHRHSLALIRPSL; encoded by the coding sequence ATGAACTGGCACCCCCACATCACCGTCGCCACCATCGTCGAAAACCATGGCCGCTTCCTGATGGTGGAAGAATCCAAAGGCGGACGCGCGGTGCTCAACCAGCCCGCCGGCCACCTGGACCCCAACGAAACCCTCATCGAAGCCGCCATACGCGAAACCCTCGAAGAAACCGGCTGGGACGTAGAACCCACCAGCGTCATCGGCATCTATCTCTACACCGCCCCGAGCAACGGCGTGACCTACCAGCGGGTCTGTTTCGCCGCCAAGCCCTTGAAACATAACCCCGACTACCAACTGGACGACGGCATCCTTGGCGCCAAATGGCTGACCCGCGCCGAACTGCTCGAGCAGCGCGAACACTGGCGCAGCGAGCTGATCATCCGCTGCATCGACGATTACCTGGCCGGCCATCGCCACAGCCTGGCGCTTATCCGCCCTTCTCTTTAG
- a CDS encoding NADP-dependent isocitrate dehydrogenase, with product MPTRSKIIYTFTDEAPALATYSLLPIVEAFTASADIAVETRDISLAGRILASFPEQLGDKAVADHLAELGDLAVTPEANIIKLPNISASVPQLQAAIKELQAQGYALPDYPETVTTDAEKDARARYDKVKGSAVNPVLREGNSDRRAPLSVKNYARKHPHKMGAWAADSKSHVAHMSAGDFYGSEKAALIDAAGSVKIELIAKDGTATVLKEKTTVQAGEILDCAVMSKNALRNFIAAEIEDAKQKGVLLSVHLKATMMKVSDPIMFGQIVAEYYKDALAKHAEVLEQIGFNLNNGIGDLYARIKALPAEQQAQIEADIQAVYAIRPALAMVNSDKGITNLHVPSDVIVDASMPAMIRDSGKMWGTDGQLHDTKAVIPDRCYATIYQAVIEDCKQHGAFDPTTMGSVPNVGLMAKKAEEYGSHDKTFQIKADGVVRVSDNNGQTLLEQTVEAGDIFRMCQTKDAPIQDWVKLAVNRARASSTPAIFWLDPMRAHDGVMIEKVQAYLKDHDTSGLDIRIMSPVDAMKFTLTRTREGKDTISVTGNVLRDYLTDLFPIMELGTSAKMLSIVPLMNGGGLFETGAGGSAPKHVQQLLEENFLRWDSLGEFLALAASLEHLGVTYNNPKALVLAKTLDQATGEFLDRNKSPSRKVGGIDNRGSHFYLTLFWAQALAAQDDDAALKAQFTTLAKTLTDNEEKIVAELNAVQGKPVDIGGYYFANPELTSKAMRPSTTFNAAIAALV from the coding sequence ATGCCCACCCGCTCGAAGATCATCTATACCTTCACCGACGAAGCGCCTGCCCTCGCCACCTATTCGCTGCTGCCGATCGTCGAAGCCTTCACCGCTTCGGCCGATATCGCCGTGGAAACCCGCGATATCTCCCTCGCAGGGCGCATCCTGGCCAGCTTCCCCGAGCAACTGGGCGACAAAGCCGTAGCCGACCACCTCGCCGAACTGGGCGACCTGGCCGTCACGCCTGAAGCCAACATCATCAAACTGCCGAACATCAGCGCCTCGGTGCCGCAACTGCAGGCCGCGATCAAGGAATTGCAGGCCCAGGGCTACGCACTGCCGGACTACCCGGAAACCGTGACCACCGACGCCGAGAAAGACGCTCGCGCTCGTTACGACAAGGTCAAGGGCAGCGCCGTGAACCCGGTCCTGCGCGAAGGCAACTCCGACCGCCGCGCGCCGCTGTCGGTCAAGAACTACGCTCGCAAGCACCCGCACAAGATGGGCGCCTGGGCTGCCGACTCCAAATCCCACGTGGCGCACATGAGTGCCGGCGATTTCTACGGCAGCGAAAAAGCCGCCCTGATCGACGCCGCGGGCAGCGTGAAGATCGAGCTGATCGCCAAGGACGGCACTGCCACCGTCCTGAAGGAAAAAACCACCGTGCAAGCCGGTGAGATCCTCGATTGCGCCGTGATGAGCAAGAATGCCCTGCGCAACTTCATCGCCGCCGAGATCGAAGACGCCAAGCAAAAAGGCGTCCTGCTGTCGGTCCACCTGAAAGCCACCATGATGAAGGTCTCCGACCCGATCATGTTCGGCCAGATCGTCGCCGAGTACTACAAGGACGCGCTGGCCAAGCACGCCGAAGTGCTGGAGCAGATCGGCTTCAACCTGAACAACGGCATCGGCGACCTGTACGCCCGCATCAAGGCCCTGCCGGCCGAGCAGCAGGCGCAGATCGAAGCCGACATCCAGGCGGTCTACGCCATTCGTCCAGCGTTGGCGATGGTCAACTCCGACAAGGGCATCACCAACCTGCACGTGCCGAGCGACGTCATTGTCGACGCCTCGATGCCGGCCATGATCCGTGACTCCGGCAAGATGTGGGGCACCGACGGCCAGCTGCACGACACCAAGGCCGTGATCCCGGATCGCTGCTACGCGACCATCTACCAGGCGGTGATCGAAGACTGCAAGCAACACGGCGCCTTCGACCCAACCACCATGGGCAGCGTGCCGAACGTTGGCCTGATGGCCAAGAAAGCCGAAGAGTACGGTTCCCACGACAAGACCTTCCAGATCAAGGCTGACGGTGTGGTCCGTGTTTCGGACAACAATGGTCAAACCCTGCTGGAGCAAACTGTCGAGGCTGGCGATATCTTCCGCATGTGCCAGACCAAGGACGCGCCGATCCAGGATTGGGTCAAGCTGGCCGTCAACCGCGCCCGCGCCAGCAGCACCCCGGCGATCTTCTGGCTCGACCCGATGCGTGCCCACGACGGCGTGATGATCGAAAAGGTCCAGGCCTACCTGAAGGACCACGACACTTCCGGCCTGGATATCCGCATCATGTCGCCGGTCGACGCGATGAAGTTCACCCTCACCCGCACCCGCGAAGGCAAGGACACCATCTCGGTGACCGGCAACGTGCTGCGCGACTACCTGACCGACCTGTTCCCGATCATGGAACTGGGCACCAGCGCCAAGATGCTGTCGATCGTACCGCTGATGAATGGCGGCGGCCTGTTCGAAACCGGCGCCGGCGGCTCGGCACCCAAGCATGTGCAGCAACTGCTGGAAGAGAACTTCCTGCGCTGGGATTCCCTGGGCGAGTTCCTGGCCCTGGCCGCGTCCCTGGAACACCTGGGCGTGACCTACAACAATCCTAAGGCGCTGGTGCTGGCCAAGACCCTCGACCAGGCCACTGGCGAGTTCCTGGACCGCAACAAGTCGCCTTCGCGCAAGGTCGGCGGCATCGACAACCGCGGCAGCCACTTCTACCTGACCCTGTTCTGGGCCCAGGCACTAGCCGCCCAGGACGACGACGCAGCCCTCAAGGCCCAGTTCACCACCCTGGCCAAGACCTTGACCGACAACGAAGAAAAAATCGTTGCCGAGCTCAACGCCGTGCAAGGCAAGCCCGTGGACATCGGCGGTTACTACTTCGCCAACCCCGAGCTGACCAGCAAGGCCATGCGCCCGAGCACCACCTTCAACGCGGCGATTGCTGCGCTGGTGTAA
- the icd gene encoding NADP-dependent isocitrate dehydrogenase — protein sequence MGYQKIQVPAVGDKITVNADHSLNVPDNPIIPFIEGDGIGVDISPVMIKVVDAAVEKAYGGKRKISWMEVYAGEKATQVYDQDTWLPQETLDAVKDYVVSIKGPLTTPVGGGIRSLNVALRQQLDLYVCLRPVRWFEGVPSPVKKPGDVDMTIFRENSEDIYAGIEWKAGSAEATKVIKFLKEEMGVTKIRFDEDCGIGVKPVSKQGTKRLARKALQYVVDNDRDSLTIVHKGNIMKFTEGAFKEWAYEVAAEEFGATLLDGGPWMQFKNPKTGKNVVVKDAIADAMLQQILLRPAEYDVIATLNLNGDYLSDALAAEVGGIGIAPGANLSDTVAMFEATHGTAPKYAGKDQVNPGSLILSAEMMLRHMGWTEAADLIIKGTNGAISAKTVTYDFERLMDGAKLVSSSGFGDALISHM from the coding sequence ATGGGGTATCAAAAGATTCAGGTTCCGGCCGTCGGTGACAAAATCACCGTCAATGCAGACCATTCTCTTAATGTTCCCGACAACCCGATCATCCCCTTCATTGAAGGCGACGGCATTGGCGTTGATATCAGTCCGGTCATGATCAAGGTGGTGGACGCGGCAGTCGAGAAGGCCTACGGCGGCAAGCGCAAGATTTCCTGGATGGAAGTCTATGCAGGCGAAAAAGCGACCCAGGTCTACGACCAGGACACCTGGCTACCCCAGGAAACCCTGGACGCGGTCAAGGACTACGTGGTTTCCATCAAAGGCCCGCTGACCACGCCGGTCGGTGGCGGTATCCGCTCGCTGAACGTAGCGCTGCGCCAGCAGCTCGACCTCTATGTCTGCCTGCGCCCGGTGCGCTGGTTCGAAGGTGTGCCAAGTCCTGTCAAGAAGCCGGGCGACGTGGACATGACGATCTTTCGTGAAAACTCCGAAGACATCTATGCCGGCATCGAGTGGAAGGCCGGTTCGGCCGAGGCCACCAAGGTCATCAAGTTCCTCAAAGAAGAAATGGGCGTCACCAAGATCCGCTTCGACGAGGACTGCGGCATCGGTGTGAAGCCGGTTTCCAAGCAGGGCACCAAGCGCCTGGCGCGCAAGGCTTTGCAGTATGTTGTCGACAATGACCGCGATTCGCTGACCATCGTGCACAAAGGCAACATCATGAAGTTCACCGAAGGTGCCTTCAAGGAATGGGCTTACGAAGTGGCGGCCGAAGAGTTCGGCGCGACCCTGCTCGACGGCGGGCCGTGGATGCAGTTCAAGAATCCGAAGACCGGCAAGAATGTCGTGGTCAAGGACGCCATTGCCGACGCCATGCTCCAGCAGATCCTGCTGCGTCCGGCGGAATATGACGTGATCGCGACCCTCAACCTCAACGGCGACTACCTTTCCGATGCCCTGGCGGCGGAAGTGGGCGGTATCGGCATCGCGCCGGGCGCCAACCTGTCCGACACCGTGGCGATGTTCGAAGCTACCCACGGCACCGCGCCCAAGTACGCGGGCAAGGACCAGGTCAACCCGGGGTCGCTGATCCTGTCGGCAGAAATGATGCTGCGCCACATGGGGTGGACCGAAGCGGCCGACCTGATCATCAAGGGCACCAACGGCGCGATTTCGGCCAAGACCGTGACCTATGACTTCGAGCGCCTGATGGACGGTGCCAAGCTGGTGTCGTCTTCCGGCTTCGGCGATGCGCTGATTTCGCACA